The following proteins are co-located in the Solanum pennellii chromosome 1, SPENNV200 genome:
- the LOC107022407 gene encoding pectinesterase inhibitor-like, translated as MTNTFYSSLFFLSFVVLALFEVLPNVNGNILDDICPGSFFPPLCFQMLQNDRSVSKGDAHGLLSTVLQIAQDNSTSTYKWVKSIIKKPIKDPNLKAHMTNCLRNYNDATNYLKQSNDFYKTGAYKNTSLYSSLAVFESLSCNREFNEVPADLKPLSESVQEFSNLSARIADNLK; from the coding sequence atGACAAACACTTTCTACTCTTCATTGTTCTTTCTCTCCTTTGTAGTACTAGCACTATTTGAAGTTCTTCCAAATGTGAACGGAAACATACTTGATGACATTTGTCCCGGAAGCTTTTTTCCTCCACTTTGTTTTCAGATGCTTCAAAATGACCGCTCTGTCTCGAAAGGAGATGCCCATGGTCTTCTCTCTACTGTTCTTCAAATAGCCCAAGATAACAGCACATCCACCTATAAATGGGTTAAATCCATTATTAAAAAACCCATCAAAGATCCCAACCTGAAAGCCCACATGACCAATTGTTTGAGAAATTACAATGATGCCACTAATTATCTTAAACAATCCAATGATTTCTATAAGACTGGTGCTTATAAAAATACAAGTTTGTATTCATCTCTTGCTGTGTTTGAATCACTTTCTTGCAACCGTGAGTTCAATGAAGTACCAGCCGATCTCAAACCACTCAGCGAGTCGGTCCAAGAGTTCTCTAATCTTTCTGCTCGTATAGCCGATAATCTTAAATAA